One Desulfobulbaceae bacterium DNA segment encodes these proteins:
- a CDS encoding alpha-1,4-glucan--maltose-1-phosphate maltosyltransferase, with protein MKDSAHKVSLPDENLARRVWIENVRPSVDDGRYPIKRTPGEAVTVTADVFADGHDHLIVILRYRSSAKSEWQEIPMHCIGNDRWRASFLITSLEPYVYSVIGMADHFATWREEIRKKVAASQDVASELLEGAVMVEQAVGRASLVDRSQLVDHASFLADLNRSAEVRIEAGLAPDLNALMLRYPDRAKSTEHPAFTVDVDPVHARFSAWYELFPRSATSVPGRSGTFREAEALLPYVANMGFDILYLPPIHPIGRTYRKGPNNTLTAGPDDPGSPWAIGAEEGGHCAVHPDLGTLDDFRHFVEAAHRHNLMVALDIAFQCSPDHPWVHEHPEWFRHRPDGSIKYAENPPKKYQDIYPLDFECQEWRTLWQALAEVVLFWMDQGVTVFRIDNPHTKSLRFWQWLIREVRTARPDVIFLAEAFTRPAVMYALAKAGFNQSYTYFTWRNTGHEITQYLSELTQSGVREFFRPNFFVNTPDILPEYLQFGGRPAFLARLVLAATLSSSYGVYSGFEHCEAEALPGTEEYLDSEKFQIRQREWNRQGGLSDFIKRINRIRRDNPALAHNFRLRFYPVDNEQILCYSKTTSDNDNIILVAVNLDPHHAHEGWLQFPVGEFGIGETESYQVHDLLGAGRYLWQGTRNYLRLDPALSPAQIFLLRRRVRTERDFDYFM; from the coding sequence ATGAAGGACAGCGCTCACAAAGTCTCTCTCCCGGATGAGAATCTGGCCCGTCGTGTGTGGATTGAAAATGTCCGGCCCTCGGTTGACGATGGCCGCTACCCGATCAAACGGACTCCGGGAGAGGCGGTAACCGTTACGGCGGATGTCTTTGCTGACGGTCACGATCATCTCATCGTTATCCTCCGTTACCGGTCGAGTGCGAAAAGTGAATGGCAGGAGATCCCCATGCATTGTATTGGAAATGATCGCTGGAGGGCTTCTTTTCTGATTACGTCTCTTGAGCCTTATGTGTATTCCGTTATCGGCATGGCAGATCACTTCGCCACCTGGCGAGAGGAAATAAGGAAGAAGGTTGCGGCTAGCCAGGACGTGGCAAGTGAACTTCTCGAAGGGGCGGTTATGGTGGAACAAGCAGTTGGTCGCGCCTCCCTTGTTGATCGATCTCAGCTTGTCGATCACGCTTCTTTTCTGGCCGATTTGAATCGGTCTGCGGAAGTCAGAATTGAAGCAGGTCTTGCCCCTGATTTGAACGCCCTTATGCTTCGGTATCCTGATCGTGCTAAGTCCACTGAGCATCCTGCTTTCACTGTAGATGTAGATCCGGTCCACGCTCGATTTAGCGCCTGGTATGAACTTTTTCCTCGTTCAGCGACGTCTGTTCCCGGCAGGTCCGGTACTTTTCGTGAGGCAGAGGCCCTTTTACCCTATGTCGCTAACATGGGTTTCGACATCCTTTATCTGCCACCAATTCATCCTATTGGCCGAACGTACCGTAAGGGGCCAAATAACACCTTGACTGCAGGGCCGGATGATCCCGGTAGTCCTTGGGCTATTGGCGCGGAAGAGGGTGGACATTGCGCTGTTCATCCGGATCTTGGAACACTGGATGACTTTAGGCATTTTGTGGAAGCAGCCCATAGGCACAATCTTATGGTTGCTCTTGATATCGCCTTTCAATGTTCGCCCGATCATCCCTGGGTACATGAGCATCCCGAGTGGTTTCGGCATCGACCGGACGGTAGTATCAAATATGCTGAGAACCCGCCTAAGAAATATCAGGACATCTATCCCTTGGATTTCGAGTGCCAGGAGTGGCGCACACTCTGGCAAGCGCTGGCAGAAGTCGTTCTTTTCTGGATGGACCAGGGTGTTACTGTTTTTCGTATTGATAACCCTCATACCAAGTCGCTTCGTTTTTGGCAGTGGCTTATCCGGGAGGTTCGAACCGCACGGCCCGATGTTATCTTCCTTGCAGAGGCCTTTACCAGACCTGCAGTTATGTATGCCTTGGCTAAAGCCGGTTTTAATCAATCATATACCTATTTTACCTGGCGCAACACCGGTCATGAAATCACTCAATACCTCTCCGAACTTACTCAGAGCGGGGTGCGGGAGTTCTTTCGACCGAATTTTTTTGTCAATACCCCGGATATTCTGCCTGAGTATCTCCAGTTTGGCGGACGCCCCGCTTTTCTTGCCCGACTGGTTCTTGCTGCCACCTTAAGTTCCAGTTACGGGGTGTATAGCGGGTTCGAACACTGCGAGGCTGAGGCCTTGCCCGGTACCGAGGAATATCTGGATTCGGAAAAATTTCAGATCCGCCAAAGAGAGTGGAATCGGCAGGGTGGGCTCTCGGATTTCATCAAGCGGATCAACCGGATCCGTCGTGATAATCCGGCCCTTGCCCATAATTTTCGGCTGCGCTTCTATCCCGTGGACAACGAACAGATCCTCTGCTACAGCAAAACGACGTCGGATAACGATAATATCATCCTGGTGGCGGTTAACCTCGATCCTCATCATGCCCATGAAGGGTGGTTACAGTTCCCGGTGGGAGAATTTGGCATCGGTGAGACCGAGTCTTACCAGGTTCATGACCTGCTGGGAGCAGGCCGTTATCTCTGGCAAGGCACCCGTAACTATCTCCGTCTCGATCCGGCCTTATCGCCGGCTCAAATTTTCTTGCTTCGTCGACGAGTACGGACAGAGCGGGATTTCGATTACTTTATGTAA
- the treY gene encoding malto-oligosyltrehalose synthase, with amino-acid sequence MELIANNLRPSLFIPSATYRLQFNADFGFKDATVILSYLKNLGVTDIYASPYLKARKGSTHGYDIIGHDGLNPEVGSEEEYTIFTQQLLALGLGQILDIVPNHMCVEGGENLWWQDLLENGPSSVHARTFDVDWDPVKKELKSKILIPVLGDQYGNVLDNGEIILSFGDGAFTINYYEHLFPIIPKSYTHILRYRLDFLERELGIDSFPFQELLSIMTALEHLPLYTETDMERVAERYREKEVVKRRLQALYTDSTAVAAFIDENVRIFNGQPGSPESFDLLDQLLSEQVYRISHWRVATEEINYRRFFDVNALGAIRVEDDQVFAATHDFIFQLMDQGVVTGLRVDHVDGLYDPAAYLCRLQDRCQTNQIIEDENERQSGGGDLLSSEDTPRSYYIVGEKILMHGERLPHDWPVHGETGYAFLNSVNNLFVDSRNTRKFDAIYGRFIRIRQDFLEIATETKRLVMQVSMSSEINTLSHYLNTISERNRHTRDFTLNSLTKALVEVIAFFPVYRTYIRSTEIAERDRQSIEQTISKARRHNLAMGSFIFDFIKDVLLLRCPAGADEEDLRLRLDFVMRFQQFSGPVMAKGVEDTACYVYNRLVSLNEVGSSPEQFGSLAASFHRQNVERFKTYPHAMNATSTHDTKRSEDARARINVLSEIPDAWRKALITWGQFNRKRLKDVEGRKAPSRNEEYLLYQTLLGVWPHQLSEQEEFVEFRQRIKAYMRKAIREAKQNSSWINPNIAYEEAVDGFVDTIIGNGNTAFVRSFLGLAGYVARMGMFNSLSQTLLKITSPGIPDLYQGTELWDLSLVDPDNRRPVDFLRRTEMLQELQLDEQRMGLTFLCGKLLAQMEDGGIKLFVTWKSLIFRRDNRDVFEQGSYTLLHVRGEGAESVVAFMREANGKRVIVVVPRLIASVMPDTISYPHGQEVWGDTTLAVPEFSAQSPQELGGSYRNLFTGEILVGRDVEGAILPLASILRQFPVALLEQIPAGNVKSL; translated from the coding sequence ATGGAACTTATTGCCAATAATCTTCGGCCATCTCTCTTTATCCCGTCCGCCACCTATCGATTGCAGTTTAATGCTGATTTTGGCTTCAAGGATGCCACAGTTATTCTCTCTTATCTGAAAAACCTCGGCGTAACGGATATTTATGCATCTCCGTATCTCAAGGCCCGAAAAGGCAGTACTCACGGCTATGATATCATTGGCCACGATGGTTTGAATCCGGAAGTCGGCTCAGAAGAGGAGTACACGATTTTTACCCAACAGCTTCTTGCTCTCGGATTAGGGCAGATTCTTGATATTGTGCCGAATCATATGTGCGTGGAGGGTGGGGAAAACCTATGGTGGCAGGATCTTCTTGAAAACGGACCCAGCTCGGTGCATGCTCGCACTTTTGATGTCGACTGGGATCCGGTGAAGAAGGAGTTGAAGAGTAAGATCCTTATTCCGGTCTTAGGCGATCAGTATGGGAACGTTTTGGATAATGGTGAGATCATCCTTTCATTTGGAGACGGCGCTTTTACCATTAACTATTATGAGCATCTATTTCCGATAATTCCTAAAAGCTACACTCATATCCTCAGATACCGTCTGGATTTTCTTGAGCGTGAGTTGGGGATCGACAGTTTCCCCTTTCAGGAATTGCTGAGCATCATGACCGCGCTTGAACATCTGCCTTTGTATACCGAAACCGATATGGAACGGGTGGCTGAGCGTTACCGGGAAAAAGAGGTGGTAAAGCGCCGTCTTCAAGCGCTGTACACTGACAGCACTGCCGTCGCGGCATTTATTGATGAAAACGTTCGGATCTTCAATGGTCAACCAGGGAGTCCGGAAAGTTTTGATCTCCTCGACCAACTGCTCTCTGAGCAGGTGTACCGCATCTCCCACTGGCGGGTAGCAACTGAAGAGATTAACTATCGGCGGTTCTTTGATGTCAATGCGCTGGGTGCTATCCGGGTCGAGGATGATCAGGTGTTCGCTGCAACACATGATTTTATCTTCCAGCTTATGGACCAGGGGGTGGTGACCGGGCTTCGGGTTGATCATGTCGATGGCCTTTACGATCCAGCAGCCTATCTTTGTCGACTCCAGGATCGTTGTCAGACCAACCAAATCATTGAAGATGAGAATGAAAGGCAATCTGGTGGCGGAGATCTTTTGTCTTCTGAAGACACTCCACGGTCATATTATATTGTAGGGGAAAAAATCCTTATGCATGGTGAACGGCTCCCTCATGACTGGCCTGTGCATGGTGAAACAGGGTATGCCTTTCTTAACAGCGTTAATAATCTTTTTGTTGATAGCAGGAATACACGAAAATTTGATGCCATTTATGGCCGTTTCATCCGGATTCGTCAGGATTTTCTTGAGATAGCAACCGAGACCAAGAGGCTTGTCATGCAGGTCTCAATGTCGAGTGAGATCAATACACTCAGTCACTATCTCAATACTATCTCAGAGAGGAATCGGCATACCAGGGACTTTACCTTGAACAGTCTGACCAAGGCGCTGGTTGAGGTAATAGCCTTCTTCCCAGTCTACCGGACCTATATTCGGAGCACGGAAATCGCTGAGCGTGATCGCCAGAGCATCGAGCAGACTATCTCCAAGGCGCGAAGGCATAACTTGGCCATGGGATCGTTCATTTTTGACTTTATCAAGGATGTTTTACTGTTGCGTTGTCCGGCAGGTGCGGACGAAGAGGATTTGCGATTGCGCCTTGATTTTGTCATGCGCTTTCAGCAATTTAGCGGCCCGGTGATGGCTAAAGGGGTGGAGGATACTGCCTGTTATGTCTATAACCGCCTCGTTTCCTTAAATGAAGTCGGCAGTTCTCCAGAGCAGTTTGGGTCTCTGGCGGCCTCTTTCCATCGGCAGAATGTGGAACGTTTTAAAACCTACCCTCATGCCATGAATGCCACCTCCACTCATGATACTAAGCGGAGTGAGGATGCCCGTGCACGAATTAATGTGCTGTCAGAAATTCCAGATGCCTGGCGTAAGGCGCTTATTACCTGGGGTCAGTTCAACCGTAAGCGTTTGAAGGACGTTGAAGGTCGAAAGGCGCCTTCCCGCAATGAGGAGTATCTTCTTTATCAGACTCTGCTTGGGGTCTGGCCTCATCAGTTATCAGAACAAGAGGAGTTTGTCGAATTTCGACAACGCATCAAGGCTTATATGCGTAAGGCTATCCGTGAGGCGAAACAGAACAGCAGTTGGATAAACCCTAACATCGCTTATGAGGAGGCGGTAGATGGCTTTGTCGATACCATTATCGGTAATGGTAATACGGCATTTGTTCGCTCTTTCCTGGGCCTTGCCGGATATGTTGCCAGAATGGGCATGTTCAACTCACTCTCTCAAACCCTGCTCAAAATAACATCCCCTGGTATACCCGATCTCTATCAGGGTACAGAGCTTTGGGACCTGAGCCTTGTAGATCCGGATAACCGCAGGCCTGTGGATTTTCTCAGACGAACGGAGATGTTGCAGGAATTACAGCTTGATGAACAGCGGATGGGTCTAACCTTTTTGTGCGGGAAGCTCCTTGCGCAGATGGAAGATGGCGGTATCAAGCTCTTTGTGACCTGGAAGAGCCTCATTTTTCGACGTGATAATCGGGATGTTTTTGAGCAGGGTTCATATACTCTTCTTCATGTACGAGGTGAGGGGGCGGAGTCGGTGGTCGCCTTTATGCGTGAGGCCAATGGAAAAAGGGTGATTGTGGTTGTTCCTCGACTTATCGCCTCAGTCATGCCTGACACAATTTCCTATCCACATGGTCAAGAAGTTTGGGGCGATACTACTCTTGCGGTGCCGGAGTTCTCTGCTCAGTCTCCGCAGGAGCTAGGTGGGAGTTATCGAAATCTCTTTACTGGTGAAATTCTTGTCGGAAGAGACGTGGAGGGCGCAATTCTTCCTCTCGCATCGATATTGCGACAATTTCCGGTGGCGCTTCTTGAACAGATACCTGCTGGTAATGTGAAATCCCTATAA
- the otsB gene encoding trehalose-phosphatase, with the protein MNCNNKRKIEIGNVPDFWDRVCSEQLRFLGLDYDGTLAPFHVDPMQAKPLPGVLDILDALLKQNTTTVAIVSGRPAFEVSTLLNNLPVTIVGSHGFEMWHPANDSPVVINPSAEQKMGLEKAKGVALQQGYGEKLEYKVASIAMHTRGFPGQVASLMEESIFSAWTAIAIQHALECRRFNGGVEIRCAGRHKGDALSELLHLQPLGTFPVYVGDDDTDEDAFRTIHEMGVGIKVGSASSTTAAKGFLPDCEAVKKFLETWVSVTSTPGS; encoded by the coding sequence ATGAATTGTAATAATAAAAGAAAAATAGAAATAGGGAATGTGCCCGACTTTTGGGACAGAGTCTGTTCTGAGCAATTAAGATTTCTGGGATTGGATTATGATGGGACACTCGCTCCATTTCATGTTGATCCGATGCAGGCGAAACCTCTGCCCGGCGTGCTTGATATCTTAGATGCGCTATTGAAACAGAATACGACTACCGTTGCCATTGTTTCTGGCCGCCCTGCCTTTGAGGTTTCGACGCTGCTCAATAATCTTCCCGTGACCATCGTTGGCAGTCATGGCTTTGAGATGTGGCATCCGGCAAACGACAGCCCAGTGGTGATCAATCCGTCAGCTGAACAGAAAATGGGACTTGAAAAGGCAAAGGGTGTGGCGTTGCAGCAGGGGTATGGTGAAAAACTCGAGTATAAGGTTGCCTCGATTGCGATGCACACTCGAGGATTTCCTGGCCAAGTAGCCTCTTTGATGGAGGAGAGCATATTCTCCGCCTGGACTGCGATTGCCATTCAACATGCCCTGGAGTGTCGGCGGTTTAACGGAGGGGTCGAGATCCGTTGTGCCGGTCGTCACAAAGGAGATGCCTTGTCGGAGCTTCTGCATCTTCAGCCGCTAGGGACCTTCCCGGTATACGTGGGCGACGACGATACCGATGAAGACGCTTTCAGGACAATTCATGAAATGGGAGTTGGCATTAAAGTTGGCTCGGCTTCCTCAACAACCGCTGCCAAGGGATTTTTACCAGATTGTGAGGCGGTTAAGAAATTTTTGGAAACCTGGGTTTCCGTAACATCTACGCCTGGGAGTTAA
- a CDS encoding HAD-IC family P-type ATPase, producing the protein MTSLTPQSEQKSVTWHELSSVDLLARLAVTETGLSRAQATERLARYGRNQLPQKAAVTWWKIAFRQFKSPLIYILTIAAVVSLFLHPDDPVDAIFIASVLVLNAVIGGYQEWKADQSSRALQNLLKIRASVFRDGEISELDAEEVVPGDIIWLESGNRVPADMRLLLAHGLEVDESLLTGESFSVLKDSAWIGDGSEPMVDRYNMAYAGSIIVRGRGKGVVVATGEETVVGQLALDVLSSTGGRPPLLERMERFTQVVAYSVLIAAASIAVIGVLFRGYEVSDMFMFGVALAVSAIPEGLPVALTVALAIAATRMARRGVIVRRLAAVEGLGSCTFIGCDKTGTLTCNELTVRAICLPDQQMFEVTGEGFAPNGDILVNGLPVMSADHPALIDLARVSVLCNEGDLHQRDDAWVWRGDPTDLALLSMGHKLGLVREAVLSQYPQINEIPFEPEHQYAATFHRYDGSVFVAVKGAPERVLAMCSFPDRVEKSQQLMLLAESMAERGFRILALAEGVVLDNLDPAQTPPEPNNVTFLGFVGMIDPLRHGVREAVAACHSAGITVCMITGDHPVTALAIARDLGLAHVPDQVISGRELEAMSSVQVSDVVKYTRVFARATPRQKLELVEAARQLGHYVAVTGDGVNDAPALRQANIGVAMGKAGTDVAREAAELVLTDDNFASIVAGVEEGRVAYDNIRKVIYLLISTGAAEVVLLGLAIVTGWPNTSAGLAILPLLPAQLLWLNLVTNGIQDVALAFEPGEKGALQRKPRPPKERIFNRLMVERTLIAAIVIAVVGFGSFCWMIEVAGWSEGQARNGLLLLMVLFENIHIANCRSETTSAFRLSLFSSPILLGGTTLAFLVHMISMQIPFMQRILRIEPVDLTTFISLLGLALTILAALEIHKWSWKVRRRH; encoded by the coding sequence ATGACATCATTGACTCCCCAGAGTGAGCAGAAATCCGTGACCTGGCATGAACTCTCTAGTGTTGATCTGCTGGCTCGATTGGCAGTGACTGAAACAGGGCTGTCACGAGCCCAAGCCACAGAGAGACTCGCTCGTTATGGACGGAATCAACTTCCTCAGAAGGCGGCGGTAACCTGGTGGAAAATTGCTTTCCGTCAATTTAAAAGTCCACTTATTTATATCCTGACCATTGCTGCCGTTGTTTCTCTTTTCCTGCACCCCGATGACCCAGTGGACGCCATTTTCATTGCATCCGTGCTGGTCTTGAATGCTGTTATCGGAGGATACCAGGAGTGGAAGGCTGATCAAAGCAGCCGGGCTTTGCAGAATCTGCTCAAGATTCGGGCTTCGGTCTTCCGTGATGGCGAGATCTCCGAATTGGATGCCGAGGAAGTTGTGCCGGGAGATATTATCTGGCTGGAGTCAGGGAATCGAGTGCCGGCGGATATGCGGCTTCTCTTGGCACACGGTTTGGAAGTGGATGAGTCGCTGCTGACCGGCGAGTCGTTTTCTGTCCTCAAGGATTCCGCTTGGATTGGCGATGGGTCCGAACCGATGGTTGATAGGTATAATATGGCATATGCCGGTTCGATCATTGTTCGGGGGCGTGGCAAGGGGGTAGTAGTCGCGACCGGGGAAGAGACCGTAGTTGGCCAGTTGGCTCTCGACGTTCTAAGTTCCACAGGAGGCAGGCCTCCTCTGCTTGAGCGAATGGAAAGGTTTACTCAGGTCGTTGCCTATTCAGTCCTGATTGCCGCGGCTTCGATTGCCGTTATTGGGGTACTGTTTCGGGGGTATGAAGTAAGTGACATGTTTATGTTTGGGGTGGCCTTGGCTGTTTCTGCTATTCCGGAAGGACTGCCAGTGGCGCTGACGGTAGCTTTGGCTATTGCTGCTACGCGGATGGCCCGCCGTGGCGTCATTGTTCGGAGATTGGCGGCGGTTGAAGGGTTGGGCAGTTGCACCTTTATCGGTTGCGACAAGACAGGGACCCTCACCTGCAACGAGTTGACGGTGCGAGCGATATGTCTGCCTGATCAGCAGATGTTTGAGGTAACTGGCGAAGGGTTTGCTCCGAACGGTGATATTCTTGTCAATGGTCTACCGGTAATGAGTGCGGATCATCCAGCGCTGATAGATTTGGCTCGGGTCTCCGTACTCTGTAACGAGGGGGATCTGCATCAGCGAGATGATGCCTGGGTTTGGCGGGGCGATCCGACGGACTTGGCTCTGCTCTCCATGGGGCATAAACTTGGGCTGGTTCGCGAAGCGGTGTTGAGCCAATATCCTCAGATAAATGAGATACCCTTTGAGCCTGAGCATCAATATGCAGCGACATTTCACAGATACGATGGCAGTGTTTTTGTAGCTGTGAAGGGGGCGCCGGAGCGAGTGCTTGCGATGTGCAGTTTTCCTGACCGTGTGGAGAAATCTCAGCAGTTAATGCTTCTTGCTGAGTCTATGGCGGAACGAGGGTTCAGGATTCTGGCCTTAGCGGAAGGCGTTGTTTTAGATAACTTGGATCCCGCACAGACACCTCCGGAGCCGAATAATGTTACATTCCTGGGATTTGTTGGGATGATTGATCCGTTACGGCATGGTGTTCGCGAGGCAGTGGCGGCATGTCATTCGGCGGGAATCACTGTGTGTATGATTACAGGTGACCACCCGGTAACTGCCCTGGCTATTGCACGTGACTTGGGACTTGCTCATGTTCCGGATCAGGTGATTTCAGGCAGAGAACTGGAAGCCATGTCGTCTGTGCAAGTGAGTGATGTGGTTAAATATACTCGCGTCTTTGCCCGAGCGACTCCAAGGCAAAAGCTGGAACTGGTCGAAGCGGCTCGGCAATTAGGGCATTACGTGGCGGTAACGGGTGATGGGGTTAACGATGCCCCGGCGCTCAGGCAGGCAAACATCGGTGTTGCCATGGGCAAGGCAGGTACGGATGTTGCGCGTGAGGCAGCAGAGCTTGTCCTTACTGATGATAATTTCGCCTCAATCGTGGCCGGAGTTGAAGAAGGACGGGTCGCCTATGACAACATTCGTAAGGTGATCTACCTGCTTATTTCCACCGGTGCAGCAGAAGTAGTTCTTTTGGGCCTTGCTATTGTGACCGGCTGGCCCAATACCAGCGCTGGGCTAGCGATACTTCCCCTTCTTCCTGCGCAGTTGCTATGGCTAAACCTGGTGACGAACGGCATCCAGGATGTTGCCTTGGCCTTTGAGCCTGGTGAAAAAGGGGCCTTGCAACGTAAACCACGACCTCCGAAAGAGCGCATCTTTAATAGACTGATGGTAGAGCGCACCCTTATTGCTGCCATTGTTATCGCAGTGGTTGGCTTTGGTTCGTTCTGTTGGATGATTGAAGTGGCCGGATGGTCGGAAGGGCAGGCGCGTAATGGTCTGCTGCTTCTGATGGTACTGTTCGAGAACATCCATATCGCTAACTGTCGCTCAGAGACAACGTCGGCCTTTCGGTTGTCGTTGTTCAGCAGTCCTATTCTCCTTGGTGGCACCACCTTAGCCTTCCTCGTCCACATGATCTCCATGCAGATCCCTTTTATGCAGAGAATCCTACGTATTGAACCTGTGGACTTGACCACATTTATATCCTTGTTGGGACTTGCGCTCACCATTTTGGCGGCACTGGAAATTCATAAATGGTCATGGAAGGTGCGCCGAAGACATTAA
- a CDS encoding SH3 domain-containing protein, with protein MKRLLTAFLIIFVTLVTTVQAQMVSIAREEVNMRSGPGTRHPVMWELGRGFPLKTLERKGNWLRVKDFEGDTGWVYRKLTDKTPFVVVSRKIVNIRSGPGKKYQIVGKAEYGTVLKLIKKGKGWVNVKHSSKIIGWIKGSLVWGW; from the coding sequence ATGAAACGATTACTAACCGCCTTTTTGATTATTTTTGTTACTTTAGTAACTACTGTTCAGGCACAAATGGTGAGCATTGCCAGGGAAGAGGTCAATATGCGCTCCGGACCAGGAACTCGACACCCAGTGATGTGGGAGTTGGGTCGGGGTTTTCCCTTGAAGACACTTGAACGCAAGGGGAACTGGCTACGAGTGAAGGACTTTGAGGGTGATACCGGCTGGGTGTACCGGAAGTTGACAGACAAGACTCCATTTGTTGTTGTCTCCAGGAAGATCGTCAATATCCGCAGTGGCCCTGGTAAGAAATATCAGATTGTTGGGAAGGCCGAATACGGAACCGTTCTCAAACTCATCAAGAAAGGTAAGGGGTGGGTTAATGTGAAACACTCGAGCAAGATTATCGGCTGGATTAAGGGCTCCCTTGTCTGGGGGTGGTAA
- a CDS encoding trehalose-6-phosphate synthase, with product MENTRLAVVSNRLAIVVTKGDDGQWLIKSGEGGLVTALGPVLRDRGGLWIGWLGSNIRESMSEGALDDLLSKGAQETGYTLEPVDLTEDEIQKYYFGFSNEVLWPLFHDLPSKCNFDPAYWKVYERVNAKFAKSIAENTEEDEDYVWIHDYQLILVADQLKKMGVNRHTGFFLHIPFPHLDGFIRMPWRFQILNALLQYDLVGFQTVRDRRNFMDCVKMLIPGSKVIGHGQVARCLTPTREVLVGTFPISIDYNQFAELAEMKEVQDQAWIIHANLPERKLILGVDRLDYTKGIPQRLLAFANSLERYPEMRRKVSLVQVVVPSRQGVPEYEALKQEIERLVGEINGRFTEVGWTPIHYIYRSLSRVELLSYYRTCEIALVTPLKDGMNLVAKEFCACSIDDNGILILSEFAGAAAQLHSGALLVNPYDIEGVADVIYEAFIMDKETRQARMRKMRRSIKKNDIFHWVNTYFRVGLDKDLSQFPVAEFFVPKPNING from the coding sequence ATGGAAAACACCAGACTTGCCGTCGTGTCGAACCGTTTGGCGATAGTTGTAACCAAAGGAGATGATGGACAGTGGTTGATAAAATCGGGAGAAGGGGGTTTGGTGACGGCTTTAGGGCCGGTACTGCGCGATCGTGGAGGGCTGTGGATCGGCTGGCTTGGCTCGAATATCCGTGAGTCTATGAGTGAAGGGGCGCTGGATGATCTGCTATCGAAAGGCGCTCAGGAAACTGGTTATACTCTGGAACCAGTCGATTTAACGGAAGATGAGATCCAGAAGTACTATTTTGGTTTCTCCAATGAGGTGCTTTGGCCCTTGTTTCATGATCTGCCTTCAAAATGTAATTTTGACCCGGCCTATTGGAAAGTTTACGAAAGGGTTAACGCTAAGTTTGCCAAATCTATTGCCGAAAACACTGAAGAAGACGAGGACTATGTCTGGATTCACGACTATCAGCTTATCCTGGTAGCCGACCAGTTGAAGAAAATGGGTGTCAATCGTCATACCGGGTTTTTTCTTCACATTCCTTTCCCTCATTTGGATGGATTTATTAGGATGCCTTGGCGATTCCAGATCCTGAATGCCTTGCTGCAGTATGATTTAGTTGGCTTTCAAACAGTGCGTGATCGGCGAAATTTCATGGATTGTGTCAAGATGTTGATCCCAGGCTCCAAAGTCATTGGTCACGGCCAGGTGGCAAGGTGTTTGACTCCGACTAGGGAAGTGCTGGTGGGGACGTTTCCTATCAGCATTGATTATAATCAGTTCGCAGAACTTGCAGAAATGAAAGAGGTGCAAGATCAGGCTTGGATTATTCATGCCAATCTTCCCGAGCGGAAGTTGATTCTCGGCGTGGATCGACTTGATTACACCAAGGGAATTCCGCAACGTTTGCTTGCTTTTGCCAACTCCTTGGAGCGGTATCCCGAGATGAGAAGGAAGGTCAGTTTGGTACAGGTAGTCGTGCCCAGTCGTCAGGGGGTGCCTGAATACGAAGCGCTCAAACAAGAAATTGAAAGGTTGGTGGGAGAGATCAATGGCCGTTTCACGGAAGTAGGCTGGACCCCGATCCATTATATCTATCGTTCTCTCAGTCGGGTGGAGTTACTCTCCTACTATCGCACCTGTGAAATTGCTTTGGTGACTCCGCTAAAAGATGGGATGAATCTGGTCGCCAAGGAGTTCTGTGCATGCAGCATTGATGATAACGGAATTTTGATCTTGAGTGAATTTGCCGGCGCGGCAGCGCAGCTGCATAGTGGAGCGCTGTTGGTCAATCCTTACGATATCGAGGGGGTTGCTGATGTGATTTACGAAGCGTTTATCATGGATAAGGAAACACGGCAGGCCAGAATGAGAAAGATGAGACGTTCAATAAAGAAAAATGATATTTTTCACTGGGTCAATACCTATTTCCGTGTGGGACTTGATAAGGATCTCAGTCAGTTTCCTGTTGCTGAATTTTTTGTGCCCAAACCCAATATCAATGGTTAA